The Triticum aestivum cultivar Chinese Spring chromosome 7B, IWGSC CS RefSeq v2.1, whole genome shotgun sequence genome window below encodes:
- the LOC123163070 gene encoding uncharacterized protein yields MDEELESSSLPVLHKMRCVKERDQEMKDRSTNGRFQSVGSDLIPAHESYRSSSRLTRTQARLPSSSAQGAKVLETCLYLLSVLSVECYIVIGVILYGYIVIGGM; encoded by the exons ATGGACGAGGAGCTGGAGTCGTCCTCGCTGCCGGTGCTGCACAAGATGAGGTGCGTGAAGGAGCGAG ACCAGGAAATGAAAGATCGCTCGACAAACGGCCGCTTCCAGTCAGTTGGATCTGATCTTATACCCGCACACGAGAGCTACCGGAGCAGTAGCAGATTAACAAGGACCCAAGCTAGACTCCCAAGTTCTTCG GCTCAAGGCGCTAAGGTGTTGGAGACGTGCCTGTACTTGTTGAGCGTTTTATCTGTAGAGTGCTATATTGTGATTGGTGTAATATTGTATGGTTATATTGTGATTGGTGGAATGTAA